CTACCCAACAAAAAACCTACATTATTTTAAGGTAATTTATATGATATCTTAGAACTAAAGCCAAATCCCACGACTCTTTGTGATTCGAGTGATCAGTTTTGTACCAAGACATCACACCTTATATATTGCCTTTGGGAGTTTCGAGTGATCAGTTTTGTACAAAGACCTGATCAAAATTTGTATAGGTTTTTTAGGTAAATTACACAAATGGTCATCCAATTATATCTATGTTCTTGTTATGGTCACTCAATTTTAAAAACTATCAATTTAGGCACTAAACTTTGTATTCATTCCTATTTTGGTCACCCGCTGCTAAATTGATAACATAAATAATGGCGTGGACTTTTTTCTAATTGGTATAATACATTTAGTCCTCCAGACTTACATATTCTActaatttgatcctaattctaaataattcaataaatttaaccattCACATTtttaaattctatcaatttgatcttcaaattttttaaccaaaattttgagtttttaaaatAGACATTCCACATTTATAAATTTGTAAAAcctaaataagaaaaaaaaaacttcgtGCAAATATAACATATTTGTAATTAGACTTGATCATGGGTTGCGCCaatacaaaattttaggcccaaccctaaaaatgggcctaaaatttgaCCCAAGCATGACCTAGATTAAAAATGTTAAACCCGAGCCCAACACAACCTCACTGTATTgattatttttacattatttttctataatttttaaatataatacattaaatacactaaaatgtcaaaacaaatattttccaacaaattgaaaatacaataaaaaatagTCTTTGTACTTAAATAAAACTAATATACTTGCAACTTAGCatgcaaatgcctctaaaatagtagcaaaattaacaataaaataagatttaTAATAGTGAAATAACAGCAAAACATCAATGAAACGATagcaaaaaacaacaaaaaaaaagaaagtttagGTTGATTTGGGTCGTGTCGAGCAGGGCCTGGGCCAAAAAAAACTTACTTGAGGCCCGACCCGTTTAGGTAATGGGCCTTATTTCTTGTTTAAGCCTATTTTTCAAACCTATATTCTTCCCGAGCCCTCCCATTTTTAGACGGATATTCAGGATTAGGCGGGTGACTTAGGTCATGATCAAGTCTacttgaaatatatatttttgaggaataaatataaaatttattaagccATTTTGaaaatcatataaatatatataacattttaaatatgattataattgaaaaattatttaGTACACTATCCTTGAAACTTTTAGACTCCACAAATAAGATCGGGGTTGACAAGTGTTCTAtaaagtataataaaatattaaaaaataaatatttaaaatgaaaaattttaaaactacttATGGAATAAAAACACACTACAAATGTACTTAATACTATCtcaattataatataaaaatatattaatgtaaGGAGAGGATTATACTAGTGTAGTCCAAATGTTGATTTTTTCACGCGTTTCTATCATTTttaatatgattaatattttaataatttaaatattaatttttcaatataattatatttattaaataattataattttaaaccaTCAAAATATATCTATCAAATAGATttagaatattatttttattaatactaAATTATATCATACCTATTGTGTAGGTGAAATTTTTAACAAcaaacatatttataattttatttttaaactaaaAAAAGAGGAACATTTTCTTTGTGTAATGGTTGAGGCTTTTCTACTTTAGTattgtattttaaataaattattaaaaatactttGATAATAATATTAGTTGTAAAATGGTATTTAAGTTGGTGTTTAAATTCAATCAAAAGTTTtatatacaatataaatatattttaaagttaaaagcttttacataaaataaatagtacAATATTAAAACTTGACATAAataatctatataaataaataattataaaaatatataaattgtcAAATTAAATTGTGGACACATTGCtttcaaattaaaataatctcgaCTCAACTTTGCTactataatataaaatgtgaaaaattaagtttattgaattatataaaaatatatgtaagaaaattaaatattttattatacaaatTTAGAAATGCCACATTATTATTTTAACGATAAATAACAAAAATAGGAGTAAATACAAGGTCCCAgtttgttttataaaattttgtatAGTTCATTCATTGTCATAATACAATTCCAATTAGGTAAAATAATAAagttgaaaagaaataaaatctttaTGATTCCCCTATAAAATTTACCATTTCTACTCATGTAAACTATTTCTTTTGTTTAcataaagggaaaaaggaaaattacaaaaagaacttacaaaaaaaaaaaaaaaagaaaagaaaaaacaatcCACAACTCTTCTATGTAAAATAAACAAAAGCCGGAAACGAGCCGCCAAAACTGGGAACAAACTATccttttgtttttccttttataAAAGCCATTTAAGCCGCCGGATAGTCAAGACCCAGCTCAAACTTACACGTTTGACTATCCTCGAACGTGCCGTATGCCTCCACTCTCCTTTTCTTTACAGGCACCACCACCTGACAAGCACGTGACATCACCGGTTTAAACCCCAGCGTCAACTCCAGCCCAATCTCGCTGCTTCCCTCCACCGTCCTTTCTTCCAACACCTTACCTCCGAGCTCCGGCCCCGCCGGAAACAGCCGCGAAGCCGCCACTGTTTCCTCTGAGATCATACTCGAGGTTTCTTTACTTTCCCCATCCATAACAGCCAACTCAGATTGGTGACTCAGCGAGGACTCGTGACTCGTCGACCGGTTTCCCTCGAACCCTTCATCAGCGTAACACCGCGGTTCGGGTGGTTCCGAGCTGCGGTTCTCCTCCTCTAAGACCGGGTTATTCACCTTCGGCTTCAAAGTTTTTTTAACTCGGCACCGTGTCTTAACTCGTTGGACATCGTTAGAGGCTGCAGAGTTTTCATCTTTGGAAACATGACGAATGTCGTATGCTTTTAGAGGCGGCCCTTGACCATTCGCAGCGGCTTCCGACGCAATCGGAGTGATCGGAGCACCTTTTAGCACAGCTTCTACGGCGGCTTGGCAAAGCTGCCAGCTTCCGGACCATAATAAGCCGACAGAACCGTATATCGGGTTCACTATCCGACCACAAGCCTCGTATAATAACGACCTAAAAATAGCTGAATAAATAGGGAAAAGAAATCAGTGAAAGAAAAGACAGTAATCTAAAAATaatgtaaattaaaaataaacagaGCAGATGTGTGAAAGGAAAGTGAAACTGACCAGGGCGGAGGTGTTCGGGGCCGGCGTTGATGAGGTTCATAAGGCCAGCACGGCCATAGAACTTGGCTAGAAAGACGGTGGCGTTTGCTTGGGATTCAGGGCTTTTGATCCATTGTAAACAGGGCCTGATGCTACAATTTTCACTGCAGCCCTTACGAAGAATCCGGCATCCATTACAACTCATGCGCATTTTGAGAAgttggagaaagaaaagagaaaatttgggGGGGGGGATTGAAGAAAAGAGGGAAGTTGGAGTATTTAAGGGAAGCGGAAaaggaaaatataaaaataagagaTATTCTTTTACGAAAAAATGGCCGCTGGGTTTTCAGGTATAGGACCAGGGGAACGCAGTTGTTTTAATTTCCAAAACGCTGGTTTCCACATTCAAGGAGGTTGGCTTtcaaaaataaatcaatttttatttaaaaaacaataaaaacatggtactgctatgtttttaAATACTTTTGCTATTTCACTACTCTCACCCTCTCACTCGTGCAACTCACTCCCAATTAAGGAATCCAATTTCAATTCCCCATTGGAGGCGTACTTAATGTACTGTCCCTTCTGCGTAAGACAACCTAAATATTTACGGAACGTAACTCCTCTCGGGGAAATCGATGCACAACTCATTTTTACTAAACTACCCCCACTTGCGCTCGATATGTTACTGCTTTCTAAAGGGTAAAACGGATACTTGAATATAAGGACAGGTGGTGAAAAAGGTAAGGGATGCCATGCAAATGGGTCCAAAAATTGAGAAAGGAAGAGAGTAGCGCGTGGCAGACACGTACAGGCATCAGAGTGCTGTCGAATCGCCACATATGAGGTAGAGGGTGTGAAGTGGGAGCCcctgttttattttaattaaagaaaaacagaATAAAATAATATAGAAAAAGGCTCCTGGTTTTCGGGAGGTTCGTGTTGATTCAAAAACCACTTTAAAAGAGGGAAAGCGAAAACCGGTAACCGGTTTCCGGATTTGAATGTTGGGACTGTGGGCGCTTCACAAGCTCATCAGCCAACGGTTTTGAAGgggtttcttttatatattttcttttctgaAATTTGCATTAAGCTCATACTTATCATCTATTACAGTAGAATAAATAAAGAAATCATTTTTCTTTATTTGAGAAACCAATTTTCTTATACGGTTTTATTTCTAGTATACACTTATATGTTATCTTTATTAATCTCATTTACATTtctaactttttaaaaattttgttttaattttacttttataaaaataatcGAAAGGTTTGTTTGTTCATTTTAATGACACGATgacattttagtatttaattaattttaaattttaaaaaatattaaaaatattgcaAGAAGTTGCACATTTctctttttcttatattttttaaaataatttatttaattttcataattttaaaaacattttatatctttCTAACCAATTTATtctttcaaaatattaatttatatgatattaaattattttatatcataaaataaatatagctAATCATTCAAAACAAAACTAATATCCAAATTATTAAAACTAAGTAAATATATATTCATCTAGTAATTTCTTTTACACTTAAATATAGAAGGTTTTCTATTCAAAATAGATCTCTAAGTGGTGGTTTTTGCGGTGGATAAGGCGAAAAGAACGCTATTGACAGCGATGATTAAAGGATGGAAAAAGGCTTGGCAGTGCTTTCACTTGCTGGTAGGGAGGAGGAGGAGGCATGGCAAGTAGATTGAAGGAGGAAGTGAGGGAGTAGGTGGTGAATCTGAATGTGGTGGGTAGCTTCTTGATGGCCACTGTTGTACAGTTTCAGGCGATGCGCACCACTTTGGTGAATTTATGGCACCCTCATGGGGGTGTTAAGATTACTTATATGGGTGAGAAGCGGTTTCTCTTTCAGTTTTACTATGAGATTGATCTTGACAGGTTCTTGGATGGAAGTCCCTAAACGTTCAACAACCATTTACTACTTTTTCATCGATTAAAGGAAGGGGATGACCTCATGGTTGTGCCATTGTTTCGGGCTGATTTTTTGGTCTAGATTCATGATCTTCTGACGGGATTAATGTCAGAAATGATGGCTAGGCAATTTGGGGGCTTTTTTAGGGCAATTTTAGAGTATGGTGCGAAGTCATTGAATAAATGGTATGGGGGTTATATGCGAATTCGTGTCAGGATTGATGTGAGAAATCCGTTAATGAAGCATAAGAAACTTATTCTGGAGAACAAATGGTTCTTTTATGCGCGATTCCAATATGAAAAGCTTTCgatattttactttttttatggCTGATTGGGATAATCTGAGAGATTTGCCCAGCCAAGATCGTTAATGGGAAAAAAATTGGTATCTGAGTGGGATTTTTCGATTAAAATAATACCGAAAATAGCAATGGTGGTGACTAGTCCTTAGTTACGGGAGAAGGGAGAAAGGCCACGGAttaaaaaattgtagaaatcgctGGGTAAAAGGACAACTGAGGGGTTAGCGAATATACAAGGtctattttgaaatagggatttTTTTGCGTCTAGCGAGAGTGAATCTTGGGCTGAATATGGAGGGAAGTTGGACACTGGCATTAGTGGAATAGAGAATATGGATTCGAATAAGAAGTTGTGAGAGGAGGATTTCCCTATGGAGATTGGAGAGGGAAAGAAGCGTCAACGCAGTTCTCAGTTTTCTTTAGTTTTTAATGAAATGGATTTGGGGAAAACTACTGATGGACTTCTTATGTTCTTGATTCTGAGATATTGACTGGTTCTGTAGGGTAGGGCAGCTGATTGTAATGGAAATCTTATGCTGAAATGTTTGGGGACTAGGGAATCCCCGAACAAGGCATCGCCTTTGGCATATGCTGAGGGTAACTAATCTCGATATGGTTTTTTTATGGAAACTAAGCTACATAGTTTGAAAATGGAGGAAGTTTGGAGGACATGGGGGATGTGGAGGGAATATATGTTAGTAGCAAAGAAACAAATGAGGGTTATCTTTAGGATGGAAGTAAGGAGTTAAAGTAGTGTTAAGAAGATTTTTGATGAATCATATTGATGTGACAATGGAGGGGGAGTTAGAAGACATTAGGTGGCGATTTGTTGGGTTTTCTGGACATCTAATGGAAAATTTAAGGCATCATTCATGGGATTTGTTAAGAAATCTTGTATTTGATAATGGGGACCCATTGTTAGTTATGGAAGATTTCAACAAAATTATGTATTCCACAAGAAACAAGGGGAAAGGTTGACTGATGAATGGTCTATAGAAGCTTTTCACTTGATCTTTGATGATTGTGTTTTGCAGGATGTGGGTTATGAGAGGCAATGGTTTACATGGGAACGTGAGAGACTAGCTAGTAATAATATTCAGGAAAGGTTGGATAGAGGGGTGTCTACTCCGGGATGGGAAGATTTATTCCCCAATTATAGCCTGAAGCACTGTGATCATTCGATTTCTGATAATTTTCCTCTCTTAATTAACACTTGTGGCAGAATgacaagaaaagaaaatttgtattGAGGTTTTAAATTTGAAGCAACGTGGATTCTTAAAGAGTCATGTGAAGGTGAGGTGCATTGACTTTGAGAGATTGCATAGGAATTGGTTTCTGACAGACTTCGGTTGGTTAGAAAGGATTTAGTGAGATGGTCTAGGGATGTGCGAAAGTCTTCATGTCTGAATATGGATTGATTAAAACTTCAACTCATGTTACTGAAAGCATGAATGACTTCTTGAATTCACGATTTACAGCAGAAGAGATTGATGCGGTGGTACAAAGTATGCATCATACAAAGGTACGAATGTCGGTGCttattgtttgaatattttgAATAATGAGGGTTCTTTGTCAAAAATTAATCATACAAATATTATTCTTATACCGAAGAGGTTGAACCCTGTTAATATGACACATTTTAGGTCGATAAGTTTTTGTAATGTCTTTCTTAAAATTGTGACTAATGTTATTGTGCATAGAATGCAAATGATAATGTTGCACTACATTGAAGAGAGGTAGAATGCGTTTGTGCTAAGAAGGTTGATTATTGATAATGTCATTGTTGCTTTTGAATTGTTGCACTCTTTGAATAAGAAGGTTGGAGAAAGAAGTAGGGCTTTTGAGTTCAAACTTGATATGAGTAAAGCCTATGATAGAGTAGAATCAAACTTAATTAAAGATGTTATGCAAAAACTGGGATTCGGGGAAAATTGGGTCAAGTTGATCATGAAATATGTTCTGTTCAAACTATCAGCTATTCCATTGTGTTAGATGGATGACCTAGAGGCCTTATTACTTCTATGTAAGGGTTACGTCAGGGGGATCCACTAAGCttgttcttattttttattttgaaatgagAGATTGTCTGCATTTCTACGTTTAGCATTACAAGAGGGGTTAGTTAAGGGTGCAAAAGCGAGTAGATCAGGGTCGATGGTGTAGCATTTATTTTTTTGTCGATGACAGTTTGATCTTTGGAGAGGCAACGGGGGTGGGGGCAACAAATGTTAAGAGTTTATTGAAGGAATATAAAAACTGTTCGGGGCAACTTATAAACTTTGACAAACCTCTAGTTTATTGTAGTTCAAACGTTAGTAGTGAGGATCGACAGTTAGTTGAAGAGGTGCTTAGGGTAAGAAGTTCAATGGATCTAGACAAATACTTATGTCTTCTACTAGTGATTGGTCGTAATAAGAAGCTTGTCTTTTGTACTATTTTAAATCGCATCTGTGGCAAAATTAATGAGTGGTGCAATTGCTGGCTTTCACAAGGTGTTAAggtaattttcatcaaatttgttTTACAAGCAATCCCAAATTATATTATGTCATGTTTTTTACTGCCCAAAATcttttgtgaagaaattgaaGGTGTTTTTGTGCGTCATTGGTGGTGAAATATTCAATCAAGGTATACATTGGTGTGGTTGGGAGAAATTGTGCAATCTTAAGGAGGATGGAGGTTTGGGTTTTTGGCAattaactaaatttaatattGCTCTCCTAGCAAAGTAGGGATGGCAATTGGCACGCAATCCTACTTCGTTAGTGGCACGGATATTGATAACTGAATACTATGCACAGAAAGATTTCATGAGTTCAAAGTTAAGAGGTCAACCTTCAAATATTTGGAGAAGCATTTGGTTTGCTAAAAGGCTTTTGTTGAAGGGTTGTTGCTGGCAAGTTGGTAATGACATGTCAATTCCCGTATGGGATACGACATGACTTATCGGGGATCAAGCACATTTTATTCAGTCACCTAGAGTGAATGGTATTGAAAAAGTTACTGATTTAATTAATGAGCAGCAAGGCACTTGGAAAGAAGATATTATCAATAGTACCTTTACAGATTTGGAAGCTAGGAGGATTTTGTGTATCCCTTTGGTAGGTAATGGCTCGGTCGACAAATTGCAATGGTGTCTTGAAAAATCTAGTGAATATACAATCTAGCAATGTACCGATTCTTTGTTGAGGGATTTCCTAGCATTGCTAATGACTTGTACAATAATATTGGTTTCAAAAGAAGACAATTATGTAACAAATGTAGCAAATTAAAGTGCCAGAAAAAATTGATACAACATGGCGATTAAtacatgaattatataaataaacATTTTCAAAAGGGAGATTGTTTGTATAAATTagataataattatttatataaataatattaaattagataaattttaattatttatataaatacttttttgttatgaatattttattattaagtgcATGTCCATTAAGATCAAGATTATTTCTATGTATTTTAGGACTCTAATATTCCTCAAAAGTAGAGTTTTATTTTTAATGCTTTTTATGTTTATAAATATAGACTTTGGAGAAGTATTGTAAACATCCTTATTCATTGAATAAAATTCATAGTTCTCTTAtttcttctatttcttttattctttgttctatttattatttattttataacatgttatcagcatgatattagatttttttaattttaggacTCTAATTTTTTTTAACATGTTATCATTCTTTGTTTTATTCTTTGTTGGACCTCCTtaagaaatcaaaatatatttccccaaaATTCTTTCTCACTCATGACATTTAAAAGAATGATGATATAAGCATCTAGCAAATCCGTTTAAGTAATTATTTGAAAAACTAGAATTCAAAATTGGAATATGCAAAGTATGAGATATCATGTGATGTTGTCATGAGGAGGAGTAAATACGCGCTGTACTCTTTTCTCCTTAATCGAGGTTTTGCTCAATTGAATTTTCTTGGTAAGATTTTTAATGAGGCATCATGTTATGTGTATTATAGATCAGTGTAATATTtttccttcactattttttttcccATGGGGGATTTTATCTTGATAAGGTTTTAATAAAGCATATTATCTACCAATAGACCTCTAAGAGGGAaagttatgaatattttattattaagtggATTTCCATCAAGATCAATATAACTTTAATGTACTTTAGGACttgaatattaattaaaattagacttttaatttatttatacttcttatgtctatgaatataaattttgaaaaacatGGTAAACATCCCTATTCGTTAAGTAAAAATTCATAATTCTTTTGTTCCTTctatttcttttgttctttgttctatttattatttatttcataaaatttttataattatttattaataatgatttttataattaattttataaaattgaaattagataaatttaatattttataaattttaaattatttatataaattaaatacaatgaattaataaacattttaaatttttatttcactTATTAAACTCATactttttttacaaattttaaaagataaaataattatttatatgtttaaatactCAGTTACCACTTCcacttataaaaatttaaattttattaaataatgttttatttgtatATTTTAATTAGGCAATATACACAACTTCTAGTGTTATAGGGCTAGATCTTTCGTCCTGCGATCCATACAGCCTTAGGCAATCCGTTCCCTTCAAACTCGcctaagtcagcctttactcCCAAAAGTGAGGATTCCTTTAGAATTCTTCTAAGGCACCAATTTGTATAGCGGAAACAATTGTGCCAAAAGAAGCTACAAAAGAACAACAGAAAGCCACAGAAAGAACGCAtacaaagtgtttgagtaaatgctcaaaCAATTCTATTACTCTTAAGAATTTAACTTACAATGGATGAGATACAAATGAgagggaggctctctatttatagttgagctcccccaaaactgATGGTCAAGATCAAATTACATCGATGGACGAGATTAGCCTATCTCTTGATTTTTGGGATTTACAAGATTACATCATATCAAATCAAATCTACAAGACATGATTCccatatttactaaaaataaccTTTGTTGCCATATCTTCATTATTGGGCCGACCAGGCTTCAACCTGACATGCTTCTCCAACAATTCTTGGAATTGGGCCAGTTCTTGTGGgctaaatgatccccatctaatcGATAGACCTCCATAAGGTGTATCCTGTGCCATGGTCACGGGCTTTACACTTTGGCTCATGACATTCTTCCTCACCCATTCTCGCAAAGCCCTAATTGCAACTTCCGAATAACAATAACTTGATTCACCTTGGAACTCTCTTGTTGCCTTGGCTTCTTCTCGACTTGTTTTGCGATTACGTTGTCCATTCCTTCAGAACCTTTGCTTCGGCTTTTGTCACATCTTAACTTAAACCGTTGCACTCGTTGGTACATCTCGTTGGCAAGAAGTCTCCGCTCTAACTTGCCCAAATTTTGACTTGTTCCCATTGGAATCCCCTTGATTCTCGCATCTTGGCTTCGTACCGCCCATAGTCCCTCGGTCTCTTTGCTTAAGAACTTTAAAAGGGTCCCTACGACCTTGCCAAGCCAACAAGTCAGAATTTAAAACACTATCAAAGTGTTCGCAATGTACCTTACTCACAGGATTTACTCGTTTCGACTGCTTTTTCATTACTTTTTTCCCCTCGAAATTCGATACACAACCCATCTTTCCTAAAGGTGGCAGCTCCACAGTCGACTTCATAGGCCTTATATCAATATCATgcttcatttatttttttaaagtggTTTTCGTAGCATTCTGTTCTATTGAGATAATGTTTCTCTCATACGAAACATTTTTGACTAGTTGGATTAACGACAACACCTTGGTCCCAACCTTTATATTCCGATGCACTAGcacaataatttttttataacggATAGATAACAATATGAATTTGATCGGCCTATGGATGCAGAGCTGCCTGAATCCTGTTAAGGAAATTTAACCCATACGCATAATCGTAATCATCTAAGTGAATTACCTTA
This window of the Gossypium arboreum isolate Shixiya-1 chromosome 12, ASM2569848v2, whole genome shotgun sequence genome carries:
- the LOC108477076 gene encoding LOB domain-containing protein 41 — its product is MRMSCNGCRILRKGCSENCSIRPCLQWIKSPESQANATVFLAKFYGRAGLMNLINAGPEHLRPAIFRSLLYEACGRIVNPIYGSVGLLWSGSWQLCQAAVEAVLKGAPITPIASEAAANGQGPPLKAYDIRHVSKDENSAASNDVQRVKTRCRVKKTLKPKVNNPVLEEENRSSEPPEPRCYADEGFEGNRSTSHESSLSHQSELAVMDGESKETSSMISEETVAASRLFPAGPELGGKVLEERTVEGSSEIGLELTLGFKPVMSRACQVVVPVKKRRVEAYGTFEDSQTCKFELGLDYPAA